The Nocardia sp. NBC_01503 sequence CCATCGCCCGCGCCTACACTCGGCGCACCGATATCGAATGTGACAGCGCCGCAATGGTGTTCGATCGGATCGGTCATGACGAGGACGCCCGTGCCGTGGTCGCGGAAGCCGTCGACGCCCTCGCCGACGGCCTACTCGGTGTCATCCACGCCGTCTGCCCCGAACGCATAGTGCTCGGCGGCGGCCTGGCGGGTGCGGGGGACGCCCTCGCCCAACCCCTGCACCGCGCCCTCACCGACCGCCTGCGCGTGGTCCCCGTCCCCGAGGTGGTCATCGGAGCCTTCGGCGCGCGTGCGGGACTCACCGGAGCGGCGCTCTTCGCCAGGTACGGGGTGCTGGCATGAGCGCCGCACACCGACGGGCGTCCGCCCCCGCCCCGGGCCGCGCACCCCTGCTCGGCCGGGCGCGCGCATTACCCCGCGTCGCTCCGGCGCGCCCGCACCGCGTCGCTCGGTCGCGTTCACCCTTTGTCGCTCGGTCGCGTTCATCCGTCGGTATCTCGGCGTGCCCGCCCGTCGTCATCCCGGCGTGTTTTTGGCCGGGATCCACCGAACTGGGAGCAACACGATGAGCCGGTCGAGGAGCCGCACGCGTCGTAGCGCCGAAGTCCAGGGCGAGACGCGCGTCGCCGGGCCGGATTTCGGGGTCGACGCGGGAGTGCATATTCGCGGGCGGATCTTCTCGCCCAGCCATGTCGTCGAGGACGGGGTGGTCTCGGTCCTGGGGGAGCGGATCATCGCCGTGCGCACGAATGAGCAATGGACGGTGACACATCCGGGTTCGGGGGAGCTGCCGTTCGAGGGGATGCTGCTGCCGGGGCTGGTGGATATCCACGTGCACGGCGGGGCCGGACATCGATTCGACACGGTGGATCAGGCCGATGCCGCCGGCGCGGCGGCGTATCACCGGTCGCGGGGGAGCACCACCGTGCTCGCCGGAATCGTCACCGCCGAACCCGAGGATATGGTGGCGCAGGTCGCCGCGCTGCGGGAGCTCGCCGATGACGGGGTGATCGGCGGGATCTACGCCGAAGGCCCCTTTCTCTCCGAGACCCGCTGCGGTGCACAGGATCCGCGCTATCTCACCGATCCGGATCCGAAGTTCACCCGGCGCTTGATCGAGGCGGCGGGCGGGCATCTGCGGATTATGGCCCTGGCGCCCGAAAGGGACGGCTTCGAGACCGTGGCCCGGTTGCTGGTCGATCACGGTGTGACCGTCTCGCTCGGTCACACCGATGCGGAGTTCGGCGTGTTCCGGGATGCCATGCGGCCCATCGGTTTCGCGAGTTCGGTCACTCATCTGGCCAATGGCATGCGGCCGATGCATCATCGCGCCGCGGGGCCGGTCGCCGCCGCGGTCGCCGCTGCCGCGCGCGGGCACGCCACGGTGGAGCTCATCGGTGATGGCGTTCACGTCGACTCCGGTTTCGGGGCACTGGTTTTCGCCGCCGCACCCGAGCGGGTCGCCCTCATCACCGATGCCATGGCCGCCGCCGGAATGCCCGACGGCGATTATCGTCTCGGCCCACAGGAGGTGCGGGTCTCCGGTGGGGTCGCACGGGTGGCGAGCGGATCCATCGCCGGTGGCACCTCGCACCTGCTGCGATGTCTGACCTGGGCGGTCCGCGAATGCGATGTGTCCCTGGCGGATTCGGTCCGCGCGGCCACCATGACACCGGCCGCCACCGCCGGACTCGCCGATATCGGGGATATTCGACCCGGCGGCTGTGCCGACCTGATCGCCGTCGATGACGACTTCGGACTACGGCGCGTATTGCATCGCGGGAAGTGGCTGTCTTGATCCTCACCGTCACCCTGAACCCCGCCTACGATCTCACCTATCGACTACCGAAGTTCGAATACGGTGCGGTGCAGCGTATTCCGGCCGTCGAACAGCGGATCGGCGGTAAGGGAATCAATGTCGCCCGCATCTTGACCAAGCTCGGACATGACTGTGTGGCAATGGGATTCGCTGATTCGGCGTTCGCCGAGGAGGCCGCGCGGGAGCTGCCGGTCGATTTCGTCACCGCGCTCCCGCGCGTGCGCCGCACCGTGGTCATCAGCGAGGCCGACGGCACCACCACCGGACTCTGGGAACCCGGTGCGACACTGAACGATCCGGATGCCGCCGACCTACTACGGCGGCGGGTCGCGGATCGGCTGCCGCGGGCGCGCGGCCTGGTCATCTCGGGTTCCCTACCCGGCGGGGCCGATCCGCGACTACCCGCCGACCTCGCCGGGCTCGC is a genomic window containing:
- a CDS encoding N-acetylglucosamine-6-phosphate deacetylase, giving the protein MSRSRSRTRRSAEVQGETRVAGPDFGVDAGVHIRGRIFSPSHVVEDGVVSVLGERIIAVRTNEQWTVTHPGSGELPFEGMLLPGLVDIHVHGGAGHRFDTVDQADAAGAAAYHRSRGSTTVLAGIVTAEPEDMVAQVAALRELADDGVIGGIYAEGPFLSETRCGAQDPRYLTDPDPKFTRRLIEAAGGHLRIMALAPERDGFETVARLLVDHGVTVSLGHTDAEFGVFRDAMRPIGFASSVTHLANGMRPMHHRAAGPVAAAVAAAARGHATVELIGDGVHVDSGFGALVFAAAPERVALITDAMAAAGMPDGDYRLGPQEVRVSGGVARVASGSIAGGTSHLLRCLTWAVRECDVSLADSVRAATMTPAATAGLADIGDIRPGGCADLIAVDDDFGLRRVLHRGKWLS